The Halorussus gelatinilyticus genome contains the following window.
GCGTCCTCCGCGATTCGGTGGAGTTCACCGCTGGCAACACCCTGCTGTTCTTCCCGAGTTACGCCGAGGCCGAACGCTACTACGACCGCCTCTCGCGGGAGTTCGGCGGCGGAAGCGGGAACGAGAGTGCGGGAACGACGCTCCTGATGGACGAACCCGGCACCTCCGTCGAAGACCTGCGCCAGCGGTTCGTCGCTTCGGACGACGCCGCGCTGTTCACGTCGCTGTGGGGCACCCTCGCGGAGGGCGTCAGCTTCGACGGCGACGAGGCCCGGACGGTCGTGGTGGTCGGCGTTCCCTACCCGCACCTGAACGACCGGATGGAGGCCGTGCAGGAGGCGTACGACCGGACCTTCGCCGACCGGTCGGGCCGGGATTCGGGGTGGGAGTACGCCGTCGAGATTCCGACGATTCGCAAGACCCGGCAGGCGCTCGGTCGGGTGATTCGTTCGCCCGACGACTTCGGCGTCCGCGTGCTGGTGGACAAACGCTACACCGAGGCGGGACAGCACGACATGGGCAAGTACAGCGTCCGCGGGACGTTCCCGCCCGAGGAGCGCGCCGAGATGCTGGACCTCCAGCCCGAGAAGCTGAAGTTCGCGATGCTGAACTTCTACTCGGACGAGGACGCGTGGGACGGCGCGCCGCCGACGCCGTGAGAACGAGGATTCGTGTCGGGGCCGGTTTCGTGTCTACACCACTACGACAGCACCACGACCGCGACCGTACAGCAGTCGGTTGCCGACTCCGGGGAGTCTACCGCGCTGCACCGTCCGACACCGCGACCGTGGGCCTCCACCCCCAGCCTCGTCGGCCGCGTCTGCGGCCGACATCCACCGTCGGAAGCGAGTTCCGACGAGCCGTGCGCTCACGTCCGTTCGCGCAGACCTCGCGCGGTAGGCGTATCGCCCACGGCGATGCGCCTGCACGCGCCGAGTCGTGAAACAGATATAGCTTCACTGAAGAACTATTTTTCTATCTAAGAGAGATAAAATTCGTTCTCTGCTCGTTCGCCGACGACGCGACGCTCGCGGGCTACCCCGGAAGCGAGAACGTGGCGACTTCCTCCTCGTACGTCGCGTCCCAGAGCGCGAGGCGGTTGACGGTCCACGTCACCGGCTCGATTTCGCGGTCTGCGAGGCGGCGGGCCGTCCCCTCGGCCGCCACGCCACCGCCGCGGGCGAGCGTGACGTGGGGCACGTAGTCGTCGCCCTCGAACTCCTCGACGGCCGAGAACTCGTCGAGCAGTCGCCCGTGGACCTGCCGGAGGCCCGGACTCTCGACGGCGAGGTAGACCACCGGTCCCTCGCCGAGCGGCGGGTTCTCGAAGCGGTCGATGCCGGTGACGCGGGCCTCGAAGGCCGGCGCGCCCGCGAGTCGGGTCCGGAGCTGCTCGCGCAGGCGGGCGGTCCCGCCCGGCGGTTCGTCGCCGAGGCGCTTACAGAGGAGGGTGTGGCGCTCCCGGATGGATTCGAAGTCGAGGAGCGCGGGGCGCAGGTCCTCGGCCAGTCGCTCGACTTCACCGGGAACCGGGACGTTGAGGCTGTACACTGTCGGACAGTCGGGTCGAACGAGCTAAGAGAGTGACGGTTCGGGACTTCCCAGCGCGGTAAGCGGTACATCGTCTGACAGTCACTACCGTTTTAATTCACCACTCTGGATTACTAATCATGCCCACGTCTGCAAGTCGAGAACATCTTCGACTGCTACCTGCAATTTCGGCAGTCACTGTCGCAACCGCGCTGGGAGCCTACCTGATTGGCTCCCCAGTCGGGTCACGGCAACTCTCTACGGTAACACTCGCTGGCGTCTTCGTCGGAGCGACTATCGTCTCCGCCGCGAGCATCGTCACGGGGCGGGAAGGCGTCGCCACGGCCATTGGCCTGCTGTTCTTCCCGGCCGGACTCGTCGGGTTCGCTCTGGGACCGCAACTGTGGATTATCGGCTCGCTGATCCTGCTCTCGACGACCCTCGACCGAAGCTACGTTCCCTACGCCCTCCTCCTGTTCGTCGGCGGGCTACTCGCGCTGACGGTGCTGACGGCTTCGGGATATCGAGCAGTCGCCGCCGGTCTCGCGGTCGTCGTGTTCGCCGCCGCGGCGTACAGTACGCTCACCGTTCGGCGTCGAGTCGCACCCACGTAGGCCGACCTCAGAGCCCGAACGCTCGCGGAAGCGACTTCGGCACGGACGACGTTCCGAGCGCTGGGTCGGTGCCGAGCGCGAGTAGCACGACGAGGAGGACGAACAGGACCTTCAACAGGTCCTCGGTCTGGACGGTGGCGCGTCCGGCGGTCATACCACCCGTCGAGAGGGCACGACGAAAAGCGTTGGGGCCATCGTATTTGGAATTTATTGTCCCCCGATAAGACATAGTCCTTTACCGATTTGACCAGATACCGCCCCACATGGTTCTATACTAACATTTTATGTCTTTCGTCTCTTCCCTTACTTCTATGAGGGAGGAATCCCAGAAGACCTCTCGAAGACGGGTTCTTGCGAGCGTGGTAGGACTTACGGCAGGAGCGGGCTGTTCAGCGTTTTCGAGACAATCCTCGGTCTCTCGCGTCCACCTAGGTTTGATAAAGCTTGCAAACTGGTCCCCGCAACAACGCAGTGTCGAGATTCTTGTAGAAGAAGATGGAAACGTCGTCTACTGGTCGGAGTTTGCACTTAAGTCGGAGACGCAACGAACAATTCTCTCCGAATGTAGTAACGACGGCCTCCCGTGGGAAGGGAAAGGACGATATATCGTTCGTGCCCGGGAAGAAACGAGCTCTCGGTATCTAACAGTTGATCCAGTGAAAGAGGCACGACAGCAGAGTAATTACATCGAATCAGACCGAATAAAGGTCGGAATCACGTTCGAGGATTCGATGCTGTCGGCCACACTGTGGCCCGGGGAGATGAACTGTTCGCGAACGACGCAGGCACTTACGAGAGCGCTGAACCCGATGACAGCTGAGAGTGACGGCCACGAGAGTCAGTAAGCGATTTGCTCGATTCGGAGCTTTGGAGAAAGTTTGTAGAGCAACTGATATTTGTAGCCGAACGAACTGTTCGCTCGCCGACTGCAAACATTGCCACCCCGAAAGAGTTTAAAACCCTCGCCATCGTAGCAGGTAGCGATGACAGGGACTCACGGTCTGGGAGCGCGCGCCCTTCCCCAGAGCCGTGAGTCCGCACTTCTCCTCGCGCCGCGACGACGACCGGGGTCCCTTTAGACCCCACCTTATCCTCATCCCACGATTTCACCGAGTTTGCCGCTGACGACGACACCCGTGTCGTCCGCGCATCGACTTCCAATCACGATACCCGACAACACACACCATACATGACAGAACACTCGAAAGTCGCGCTCGCCTTCTCGGGCGGACTCGACACCACCGTCTGCGTCCCGCTGCTCGAAGAGGAGTACGAACACGACGAAGTAATCGGCGTCACCGTAGACGTCGGTCAACCCGCCGCGGAGTTCGACGAGGCCGAAGAGACCGCGGAAGCGCTCGACCTCGACCACTACGTCGTGGACGCGAAAGACGCATTCGCGGACCAGTGCCTCGACGCGGTGAAAGCCAACGCGACGTATCAGGGCTACCCGCTCGGCACCGCGCTCGCGCGCCCCGTCATCGCCGAGGCCATCCTCGACGTGGCGAAGGAGGAGGGCTGCGACGCCATCGCGCACGGCTGTACCGGCAAGGGCAACGACCAACTCCGCTTCGAGGCGGTGTGGCGCGAGTCCGATCTGGAGGTCATCGCGCCCGTCCGCGAACTCGGCCTGACCCGCGAGTGGGAGATGGAGTACGCCGAGAAGAAGGACCTCCCCGTCGAGGGCGGCAACGAGGGCGACTGGTCCATCGACACGAACCTCTGGAGTCGCTCGGTCGAGGGCGACGACCTCGAAGACCCCGGCTACGTCCCGCCCGAAGACATCTACGAGTGGACCGACGCGCCCGGCCAGAAGGAGACCGAAGACGGCGAGTTCGAGACCATCGAACTCACCTTCGAGGACGGCAAGCCGGTCGCCATCGACGGCGAGGAGATGCCCGCCGTCCAACTCATCGAGTACCTCAACGACCTCGCGGGGAGTTACGGGGTCGGGCGCACCGACATGATGGAAGACCGCATGCTCGGCCTGAAGGTCCGCGAGAACTACGAGCATCCCGCCGCGACGACCCTCCTGAACGCCCACGAGGCGCTCGAAGGACTCGTCCTGACCGAGGAGGAGCGCGCGTTCAAGAAGCAAGTAGACCAGCAGTGGGCCGAGAAGGCCTACGAAGGACTCCTGTCCGCGCCGCTCGTGGACGCCCTCGACGGCTTCGTGGACACCACTCAGGAGAAGGTCACCGGCACCGTCACGATAAAGTTCGAGGGCGGGCAGGCCCGTCCGGTCGGCCGCGAGAGCGACTACGCGGTCTACTCCGAGTCGGCCGCCTCGTTCAACACCGAGTCGGTGGACGGCATCGCCCAGTCCGACGCGACCGGCGTGGCGAAGTACCACGGCTTCCAGTCGCGCCTCGCCAACGAAGTCGCCGCGAACGTCGAGGCGAAGAAGGACGAACTACTCGCCGACGGCGGCGAGGGCGAAGGCGACGACGGTGAGGAGTAACCCATGAGCGAGGAGGAGCCTACTTCGGACGTGGTGCGCCGCGATCGCTTCAGCGGCGGCCCCGCCCGCGGGTTCCTCTCCTCGATGGCCGACGACGAGCGCATCTTCTCGGCCGACCTCGCGGTGGACCGCGCCCACGTCGTGATGCTGGCCGAGCAGGGCGTCGTAGACGAGGACGAAGCCGCGGCCATCCTCTCTGCGCTCGACGGCGTGGAGTCGGCCGGCTTCGACGCGCTCCCCGACGGCGAGGACGTTCACGCCGCCATCGAGACCGCGGTCATCGAGCGCGTGGGCGACGTGGGCGGGAAGATGCACACCGCCCGCTCGCGCAACGACGAGGTGGCGACCTGCATCCGGTACCGCCTGCGCGAGGACGTGTTGGAGGCGATAGAGGCGACCCTCGGTCTCCGGAAGTCGCTCGCCGAGGTCGCCGCGGAACACACCGAGACCGTGATGCCCGGCTACACCCACCTCCAGCCCGCACAGCCGACGACCGTGGCTCACTACCTGCTGTCCTACGAGCAGGCGGTCGCGCGCGACACGGCGAGGCTCTTCGACGCCTACGCCCGCGTCAACCGCTCGCCGCTCGGCGCGGCGGCGTTCGCGGGCACGCCCTTCGACGTGGACCGCGAGCGCACCGCCGAGTTGTTGGGCTTCGACGGTCTCGTGGCGAACTCGATGGACGCGGTGTCGGCCCGCGACTTCCTCGTGGAGGTCGTGGCCGCGCTCGCCAATCTCGCCACGACGGTCTCCGGACTGGCGGAGGACCTCGTGGTGTTCTCGAACAAGGGGCTGGTCGAGCTGTCGGACGACTACTCCTCGACCTCCTCCATCATGCCCCAGAAGAAGAACCCCGACACGCTCGAACTCGTCCGCGCGACCGCGGGCGACGCCGCGGCGGGGCTGAACGGCCTGCTCACGGCGCTGAAGGGCCTGCCCCGCGCGTACAACCGCGACCTGCAGAACGCCACGCCCCACGCGTGGGAGACCGTCGATGCCGTGACCGAAGCGGTCGCGGTCGCCGCCGGAGCGGCGGCGACCGCGACGTGGGACGACGAAGCGCTCGCGGACGCGGCCGGGGAAGGGTTCTCGACCGCGACGGGCGTCGCCGACCTGCTGGCGATGGCCGGGGTCCCCTTCCGGAAAGCGCACGAGATGGTCGCGAAGGCCGCGGAGGAGGGCGCAGATTATGCGGCACTGGATTCGGCCGCCGAGGAGGTACTGGACGACCCGCTGTCGGCCTACGTCGAGCGCGAGGCGGTCGAGACCGCGCTGGACCCCGCCGAGAGCGCGGCCTCGCGCGACTCGACCGGCGGTCCCGCTCCCGAGTCGGTCGCGGCGGGCCTGACCGCGGCCGAGGAGACCGTCGCGGCCGACGAGGCGACGCTGGCCGACGCCCGCGCGTCGCTGGCCGCGGCCGCCGACCGACTCTCCGAGGAGGTGAGTATCCGTGCCTGACCGACCGCCGGTCCCGTCCGGGACCATACTTATATATCACCGAAGTCCGATATCGGATTTCGTTTGACGCTGCTTTTGCCATTTCAGTCCGTTAGAGCCGCCTCTGCGCACTGAAAAATTATTGACACGTTCGATGGGTTTAAGTAGTAATGCGGAATACAATGGATTGCTATGACCGAATGCGTCGAGTGCGGGGCGGACGTGACCCTGCACGACAATGCGGAAGTAGGAGAGATACTCGACTGCACGACCTGCGGCGCGGAACTGGAACTCGTCGAGCGAAACCCGCCAGTCCTCCAGCGAGCCCCGGAGCTCGAAGAGGACTGGGGGGAGTAAGTTGCAGGTTGGACTACTCTACTCCCGGATTCGGAAGGACGAGAAGCTCCTGCTCTCCGAACTCCGCGAGCGCGGCCACGACGTCGTGAAGATAGACGTGCGCGACCTGCAGTTCGGGCTGACCGAAGCGCCCGAGATACTCGCGGGCCTCGATATCGTGGTGGACCGCTGTCTCGCCACGAGTCGGAGCCTCTACGCTACGACGTTCTGCGAGGCGTACGGCGTGCCCGTGGTCAACTCCGCGGAGACCGCCCGGACCTGCGCCGACAAGGTGCAGAACAGCCTCGCGCTCGCGGGGGCCGGCGTGCCCACGCCCGCCACGGACGTGGCGTTCACCAAGGAATCGGCGATGGAGAGCATCGAGACGTTCGGCTACCCCTGCGTCCTCAAGCCCGTCGTCGGGTCGTGGGGTCGCCTGATGGCGAAGATCGACTCCGAGAGCGCCGCGGAAGCGATTCTCGAACACAAGGCCACGCTCGGCCACTACGAGCACAAGGTGTTCTACGTCCAAGAGTTCGTGGACAAGCCCGGACGCGACATCCGGGTCCTCGCGGCCGACGGCGAACCCGTCGCCGCGATGGTGCGCTCGTCGGACCACTGGCTCACGAACGCCGCGAAGGGCGCGGACGTCGAGCAGTTCGAGTTGGACGCCGAGGCCGAAGCGCTCGTTCAGGAAGCCAGCGACGCCGTGGGCGGCGGCTTGCTCGGCGTGGACCTGATGGAGACGGGCGATTCGTACACCGTCCACGAGGTCAACCACACCGTCGAGTTCAAGGCGCTGAACGACGCCGTCGGCGCGGACGTGCCCGCCAAGGTGGTCGATTGGCTCGAAGCGAAGGCTGCGGCGGAGACGAAACGTGGGGTGGTCGCCTGATGCCCATCGTCGATGCCGACGGGGCGACGGGAGCGAACGCCGACGAGACGCTCTCGGCGACCGTCGTCGGCGGGTCCGGTTTCGCCGGCGGCGAACTCCTGCGTCTGCTCGCGGGCCACCCGAACTTCGACCTCGCGGGCGCGACCAGCCGCGAGTACGCGGGCAAGTCGGTCGGGTCGGTCCACCCGAACCTGCGCGGGACCGACCTGCGCTTCTCGGACCCGGCGGACCTCGACTCGGTGGACGTCCTGTTCGCCGCGACGCCACACGGCGTCTCGATGGAACAGATAGACGACTTCTACGAGGCGGCCGACACCGTGGTGGACCTGAGCGCGGACTTCCGGCTGAACACGGAGGCCCAGTACGAGGAGTGGTACGACGGCCACGACGCGCCCGAGTATCTGGACGAGGCGGTCTACGCTCTGCCGGAACTCCACCGCGAGGAGTTGCCCGGCGCGGACCTCGTCGCGGCCGGCGGCTGTAACGCCACCGCGACGATTCTGGGGCTGTATCCCCTCTTCGAGGCCGGAATTCTCGACGGCGACGAGCAAATCGTCGCCGACGTGAAGGTCGGCTCCTCGGAGGGCGGCGCGAGCGCGAGCAAGGCGGGCAGTCACGCCGAGCGCTCGGGCGTCGTCAGACCCTACGCGCCGACCGGCCACCGACACGAGGCCGAAATCGAGCAGGAACTCGGCGCGTCGGTCTCGTTCTCGGCCCACGCCGTGGACATGGTCCGCGGCGCGGCCGCGACCTGTCACGTCTTCCCGGACGAACCCGTCTCGAATGGCGACCTCTGGTCGGCCTTCCGCGGAGCCTACGACGAGGAACCCTTCGTCAGGCTCCAGTCCGGCGGGTCGGGCGTCTATCGCTACCCCGAACCGAAGGCCGTAGCGGGGACGAACTACGCGGAGGTCGGCTTCGAGTTGGACCCCGGCAACGAGCGCGTCGTGGTGTTCAGCGCCATCGACAATCTGGTGAAAGGCACGGCCGGGCAGGCAGTTCACGCCGCCAACGTCGCGCTCGGCCTCGAAGAGACCGCGGGACTCGACTTTCAGGGACTGCACCCGGTGGGAAGCCCATGACGGAGTACACCGAAGCCGAACTCGAAGCGGCCCACGAACAGCTAATCGACAACGACCTCGGCGACGACGGACTCCGGACCGACGGCGGAGCGGTCGGCGCGGACGACCAGAACGCGCCCATCGTCGTCAAAATCGGCGGCGCGCGCGCCGTGAACCCCGAGGACGCGCTCGCGGACGTCGCACACCTCGTCGCCAACGGCGAGGACGTGGTGGTCGTCCACGGCGGTTCGACCGCGGTGGACGACACGCTCGAACGCCTCGGCGAGGACCCCGAGTACGTCGAGACGCCCGGCGGCGTCGTCGGGCGCTTCACCGACGAGACGACGATGGAGGTCTTCGAGATGGTCCTGCCCGGCAAACTCAACACCGACCTCGTGGCGGGCCTCCAGAATCAGGGCGTGAACGCGGTCGGTCTCTCGGGTGCGGACGGAAAGCTCCTGACCGGCCCGCGCAAGTCGGCGGTCAAGGTCGTCGAAGACGGTCGGAAGAAGATAAAGCGCGGCGACCACTCCGGCAAAATCGAGGCGGTCAACGACGACCTGCTCTCGACCCTGCTGGCCGGGAGCTACGTCCCGGTCGTCACGGTGCCGATGCTCGCGGAAGAATCCTCCGGCGAGGGAACCGCGACCGAGTTCACCCCCGTCAACGCCGACGCCGACCGCGCGGCCGCCGCGGTTGCGGGCGCGCTGGGCGGCGAATTAGTCGTCCTGACCGACGTGGAGGGCGTCTACGAGGACCCCGAGGACTCGGACTCGCTCATCGAGTCGGTCGGAACGCCCGCGGAGTTGGACGCCGCCGAGGACGCCGCGGAAGGGTTCATGACGAAGAAGGTCATGGCCGCGGTCGAGGCGCTGGAGGGCGGCGCGGCCTCGGTGACGGTCGCGGACGCGAACAACCGCGACCCCATCACCGCGGCCCGGACCGGCCACGGGACCACCTTCGAACCGGAGGCGGTCAGATGACGACCGACTGTGCGGCCGACGCGGAGGTGACGGCATGACCGGCGGATTCGTCTACTCCGAGAAGCCCATCCGTATCGAGTCGGGCGAGGGCGTCCACCTCTACGACGATTCAGGTGACGAGTACCTCGACTTCGGCGCGAGCTACGGCGTCGCCGCGGTCGGCCACTGCCACCCCGAAGTCGTCTCGACGGTGCAGGAGCAGGTCGAGAAACTGACCTTCGTGCAGGCCAGCTATCCCAACTCGTCCCGCGACGGCCTCTACGAGAAGTTGGCCGCTGTCGCTCCCGGCGACCTGGAGAACGTCTGGCTCTGCAACTCCGGCACCGAGGCCAACGAGGCGGCCATCAAGTTCGCCCGCAGTGCCACCGGCAACTCCAAAATCGTCGCGGCCCAGCGCGGCTTCCACGGCCGCACGATGGGGTCGCTCTCGGCGACGTGGAAACCGAAGTACAAGAAGCCCTTCGAGCCCCTCGCCGGGGACTTCGAGTTCGTGCCCTACGGCGACGAGGAGGCGCTGGCCGAGGCCGTGGACGACGAGACGGCCGCGGTCCTGCTCGAACCGATTCAGGGCGAGGGCGGCGTCAATCCCGCGCCCGAGGGCTACCTGCAGGCCGCCCGCGAGGTCACGCAGGAGACCGGGACCGCGCTGGTTCTGGACGAGATTCAGACCGGTCTCGGCCGGACCGGGGCGCTCTGGGCCTGCGAGAAGCGCGGCGTCGTGCCCGACGTCCTCACCTCGGCGAAGGGACTGGGCGGCGGGCTTCCGGTCGGCGCGACGCTCTGCGCCGACTGGATCGCGGAGAACGCGGGACCGCACGGCTCGACGTTCTCGGGCGGCCCGGTCGTCAGCGCGGCCGCGGACGCGACGCTCTCGGTCGTCGCCGACGAGAATCTGGCCGAGAACGCGGCCGAGGTCGGCGACTATCTCCAGTCGAAACTGGGGGGTTCCGAGGTAGCGATTCGCACGGTCCGCGGCGAAGGTCTCATCCTCGGCGCGGAGGTCGGGCGCGGCGCGAACCGCGCGCTGAAGGAGTTGGCGATGAACCACGGGATTCTGGCGCTCCCCGCGGGCCGGACCGTGGTGCGCCTGCTCCCGCCGCTGACCGTCACGAAATCCCACGCCGACGAGGTGGTCGCGGCGCTCGAAGTCGCGCTCTCGGAGGTGTCGGCGTGAGCCAGAGCGCGGACGTGAGCGTCGGCGACGCGGCGGCCCGCGACCTGCTCGTGGACCTCGTGGAGATTCCGTCGCCGACCGGCGACGAGCGGGCCTGCGCGGAACGCCTCGCCGCGTTCTTCGAGGAGCGCGGGCGCGAGGTCCGGATAGACGAGGCGGGCAACGTCCGCGCGCCCGCCGACGACTCGGTCCTGCTGACCTCGCACATCGACACCGTGCCGGGCGACATCCCGGTGGAAATGACCGACGGTGAACTGTGGGGCCGCGGGAGCGTGGACGCCAAAGGCCCGCTCGCGGCGATGGCCGCGGCCGCGATAGAGACCGGCGTGAGCTTCGTCGGCGTCGTCGGCGAGGAGACCGACTCGCGGGGTGCCCGGTTTCTCGTCGAGGACCGCGAGGAACCCGACGCCGTGGTCAACGGCGAACCCTCCGGGTGGGACGGCGTGACGCTCGGCTACCGCGGGTTCCTGTCGGGCGAGTACGCCGTCAGCACCGACTCGGCCCACACCTCGCGTCCCGAGGCGAACGCGATTCAGGACGCGATGGCGTGGTGGCAGGCGGTCGAGAGCGCGTTTTCGACGGAGAGCGAGGCCGCGTTCCCGTCGGCAGAAGCCGACGGGAACGCGGACGGTGAGGAGGGCGCGTCGGCGGACGACGACGCGCCCGTCTTCGAGCAGGTGACCGCCAAGCCCGTCGAGTTCTCGGGCGGCGTCGCGGCCGACGGCCTCTCGGTGGACGCGACGGTCGAGGCGCAGTTCCGGATTCCGCCCGGCGAGACCGCCGCGGGGATTCGGGAGACGGTCGAAGACGAGTTGGAGTCGGGCGAAATCGAGTGGAACGAGCCGATTCCGCCCGTGATGGAGACGCCCCGGAGCGAGGTGGCCCGAGCGTTCCGAACTGGGATACGACGAGTCGGGGGCGACCCTCGACTCCTCCGCAAGACCGGAACCAGCGACATGAACCTCTACGCCGCGGCGTGGGACTGCCCGATGGCGACCTACGGCCCCGGCGACTCCGAGTTGGACCACGCGCCGAACGAACACCTCGACCTCGGGGCGTTCGACCGCGCCGTCGCGGTCCTCGAACACGTCTCCGAGACGCTCCAATCATGAACGACCACGCGACTCACTCACCGACGGACTCGACAGACGACCCGGACGCGACGGCCCCGACCGACGGAAGCGACCCGTCCGAGGGAAGCGACCCGACCGCCGCGACCGACGAGACCAACCCGACCGACGCCGACGACTCGTCGTCGGCCGACCACGTCCTGCAAATCGACGACCTCTCGGCGGCGGAACTCGCCGAACTGTTCTCGACGGCGGCGGAGCTGAAAGTGGCCCACCGCGCCGGGAAGGACCACGCGGTCCTGCCGAACCACAGCCTCGCCATGCTGTTCGAGAAGCCCAGCACCCGGACGCGGGTCTCCTTCGAGACGGGGATGACCCAACTGGGCGGCCACGCGGTCTACCTCGGGCCGGACACGACCCACTTGGACCACGGCGAACCGGTCGCCGACACCGCCCGCGCCCTCTCGCGGTACGTGGACGCGGTGATGGCCCGCGTGTTCGACCACGACGCGCTGGTCGAGATGGCGGAGTACGCGACGGTGCCGGTCGTCAACGGCCTGTCGGACGCGGCCCACCCGTGCCAGACGCTCGCGGACCTGTTCACCGTCTACGAGGAGTTCGGCGGATTCGAGGACGTGAGCGTCGCGTGGGTCGGCGACGGGAACAACGTCGGCCAGTCGTTCGCGGTCGGGGCCGCGATGGCCGGACTCGACCTGACGATGGCGACCCCGGAGGGGTACGGCCCCGACGAGAGCGTCCTCTCGCGCGCCGAGTCCCACGGCTCCGCGCCCGAGGTCGTCCGCAATCCCGAGGAGGCAGTCGAGGGCGCGGACGTGGTGTACACCGACGTCTGGGTCAGCATGGGCGAAGAGGACGAACGGGACGAGAAGTTGGGCGACTTCGAGGGCTTTCAGGTGAACGACGACCTGCTCGCGGCCGCGCCGGAGGCCGCCGTGATGCACTGCCTGCCGGCCCACCGCGGCGAGGAGATTACGGGCGCGGTGCTGGAGAGCGACCGGTCTGTCGTGTGGGAGCAGGCCGAGAACCGGATGCACACCCAGAAGGCGCTGCTGGTGCATCTGCTCGGCGACGACTGAGTTTCGGCTAGTCGGCCGCGTGGCGCTCGACGGTCTCGTCGAGGTGGAACTGCGTCCGGAGCTGAAGCCGGGGCACCTGCCCGACGGCACCGTTCGCGCCGGGCTTGCGCGTCGTCGTGCGCTCGACGGTCGCCGAGACCTCGGCACCGAGCCAGTCCCGGAGCGCCGAGCGCAGTCGCCGACCGTCTTCCGTCGAGTCGAGCAACACGTCCACGACCGGGGTCCGCGGACGCACCGCGAGGACCTCGGGACGGTCCTCCAGCCACGCCGTCAGGTCGGGATAAGTCTGCTCGCCGAGCGTATCCGCGATTTTCGCGTACGTGCCGGTGAGGTCCGCGAGTTTCCAGTACCTCGTAAGCGCGTACTCGTCCACGACGTTCTCCCGGCGCGTCGCTCGGTACGCGTTCGTGAGGACGTCGGCGTCCCCGAGTCGGTCGTAGTCGGCCTCGAACCGGACGCGGCGCTCCTCCGGGGAGTCGGTGTCCGGCGTCCACGTCGCTTGCCACTCGTACATGGCGGCGGCTTTCCAGCCCCCTGTTATCAACTTTCACCTTTCGGCGCTTCTCGGTCGGCGGGGTCCGCGCCCGCGCCGAATGCTAACCGTTTATTCAACTAGCCCGTTATAAATGTCAACAGCCAAAACTGATTATGACGTTCTCGTCGTGACTCCCGACGGAGAGAAACCATGTTCTACCACGACAACGAACTCCAGTACGAAGTCGAAGTCGAGGACCCGGACCCGTACTTCGCCAAGATGTTGCAGGAAGCCATCGGCGGCGTCGAGGGCGAGATGCGGGTCGCGCTCCAGTACATGTTCCAGGCGTTCGGACAGCCCAAGGAAAAGCAGGAGTACCGCAACCTGCTGA
Protein-coding sequences here:
- a CDS encoding aspartate aminotransferase family protein, which gives rise to MTGGFVYSEKPIRIESGEGVHLYDDSGDEYLDFGASYGVAAVGHCHPEVVSTVQEQVEKLTFVQASYPNSSRDGLYEKLAAVAPGDLENVWLCNSGTEANEAAIKFARSATGNSKIVAAQRGFHGRTMGSLSATWKPKYKKPFEPLAGDFEFVPYGDEEALAEAVDDETAAVLLEPIQGEGGVNPAPEGYLQAAREVTQETGTALVLDEIQTGLGRTGALWACEKRGVVPDVLTSAKGLGGGLPVGATLCADWIAENAGPHGSTFSGGPVVSAAADATLSVVADENLAENAAEVGDYLQSKLGGSEVAIRTVRGEGLILGAEVGRGANRALKELAMNHGILALPAGRTVVRLLPPLTVTKSHADEVVAALEVALSEVSA
- a CDS encoding M20/M25/M40 family metallo-hydrolase, with product MSQSADVSVGDAAARDLLVDLVEIPSPTGDERACAERLAAFFEERGREVRIDEAGNVRAPADDSVLLTSHIDTVPGDIPVEMTDGELWGRGSVDAKGPLAAMAAAAIETGVSFVGVVGEETDSRGARFLVEDREEPDAVVNGEPSGWDGVTLGYRGFLSGEYAVSTDSAHTSRPEANAIQDAMAWWQAVESAFSTESEAAFPSAEADGNADGEEGASADDDAPVFEQVTAKPVEFSGGVAADGLSVDATVEAQFRIPPGETAAGIRETVEDELESGEIEWNEPIPPVMETPRSEVARAFRTGIRRVGGDPRLLRKTGTSDMNLYAAAWDCPMATYGPGDSELDHAPNEHLDLGAFDRAVAVLEHVSETLQS
- the argF gene encoding ornithine carbamoyltransferase, producing the protein MNDHATHSPTDSTDDPDATAPTDGSDPSEGSDPTAATDETNPTDADDSSSADHVLQIDDLSAAELAELFSTAAELKVAHRAGKDHAVLPNHSLAMLFEKPSTRTRVSFETGMTQLGGHAVYLGPDTTHLDHGEPVADTARALSRYVDAVMARVFDHDALVEMAEYATVPVVNGLSDAAHPCQTLADLFTVYEEFGGFEDVSVAWVGDGNNVGQSFAVGAAMAGLDLTMATPEGYGPDESVLSRAESHGSAPEVVRNPEEAVEGADVVYTDVWVSMGEEDERDEKLGDFEGFQVNDDLLAAAPEAAVMHCLPAHRGEEITGAVLESDRSVVWEQAENRMHTQKALLVHLLGDD